From Aquisalimonas asiatica, the proteins below share one genomic window:
- the guaB gene encoding IMP dehydrogenase — protein MRIAQEALTFDDVLLLPAYSDVMPRDADLSSQLTRSIRVNIPIVSAAMDTVTEAGLAITLAEQGGLGIVHKNMSVEQQADHVRRVKKFESGVIKEPISVTPDTSIADVLALTRQHTISGVPVVDSNDRLSGIVTSRDLRFETRTDAPVSEIMTGRERLVTVREGASREEVLDRMHRHRIEKVLVVDDNFRLRGLITVKDIQKAKDYPNACKDEHGRLRVGAAVGTGGDTEERVDALCRAGADVVVVDTAHGHSQGVLQRVSWVKQHYPEVQVIGGNIATGAAARALVDAGVDAVKVGIGPGSICTTRVVAGVGVPQISAVANVAEALEGSGVPLIADGGVRFSGDLSKAIVAGAHAVMVGGLFAGTEEAPGEVELFQGRSYKSYRGMGSLGAMAQGSSDRYFQDPSEEVEKLVPEGIEGRVPYKGSLVAIVHQLLGGLRASMGYTGCHDIHEMRTKPQFVRITNAGVRESHVHDVTITKEAPNYRTD, from the coding sequence ATGCGAATCGCCCAGGAAGCCCTGACTTTTGACGATGTCCTTCTTCTCCCGGCGTACTCGGACGTCATGCCCCGGGATGCGGATCTATCGTCGCAATTGACCCGGAGTATCCGGGTCAACATCCCCATCGTCTCCGCGGCCATGGATACCGTCACCGAGGCGGGGCTGGCCATTACGCTTGCGGAACAGGGCGGGCTTGGCATCGTCCACAAGAACATGTCCGTGGAACAGCAGGCGGATCATGTCCGTCGCGTGAAGAAGTTCGAAAGCGGGGTGATCAAGGAACCCATCAGCGTGACGCCGGACACCTCGATCGCCGACGTGCTCGCGCTGACCCGCCAGCACACCATCTCCGGGGTGCCGGTGGTCGACAGCAACGACCGCCTCAGTGGCATCGTGACCAGCCGTGACCTGCGGTTCGAGACACGCACGGATGCCCCCGTCAGCGAGATCATGACGGGCCGTGAACGCCTGGTCACCGTGCGTGAGGGTGCGTCCCGGGAGGAGGTCCTCGACCGCATGCATCGCCACCGCATCGAGAAGGTGCTGGTGGTGGACGACAACTTCCGGCTGCGGGGCCTGATCACTGTCAAGGACATCCAGAAGGCCAAGGATTACCCCAACGCGTGCAAGGACGAACACGGGCGCCTGCGTGTCGGGGCTGCCGTGGGTACCGGCGGTGATACGGAGGAGCGCGTCGACGCGCTGTGCCGGGCCGGGGCGGACGTGGTCGTGGTGGATACCGCGCACGGGCACTCCCAGGGCGTGCTGCAGCGTGTGAGCTGGGTCAAGCAGCACTACCCGGAGGTCCAGGTGATCGGTGGCAATATCGCCACCGGCGCTGCCGCCCGGGCACTGGTGGACGCCGGTGTCGATGCTGTCAAAGTCGGCATCGGCCCGGGATCCATCTGCACCACGCGGGTCGTTGCCGGTGTGGGGGTGCCGCAGATCTCCGCCGTGGCCAACGTGGCCGAGGCACTGGAAGGCTCCGGCGTCCCGCTGATCGCCGACGGCGGGGTGCGCTTCTCCGGCGATCTCTCCAAGGCCATCGTTGCCGGTGCGCACGCCGTGATGGTCGGGGGGCTGTTTGCCGGCACCGAGGAAGCGCCGGGCGAGGTCGAGCTGTTCCAGGGGCGGTCCTACAAGTCCTACCGGGGCATGGGCTCGCTGGGGGCCATGGCGCAGGGGTCCAGCGACCGCTACTTCCAGGATCCGTCCGAAGAGGTGGAGAAGCTTGTCCCCGAGGGTATTGAAGGGCGCGTTCCCTACAAGGGCTCCCTGGTTGCCATCGTCCACCAGCTCCTGGGGGGGCTGCGCGCGAGCATGGGTTACACCGGCTGCCACGACATTCACGAGATGCGTACCAAACCCCAGTTCGTGCGCATTACCAATGCCGGGGTGCGCGAGTCCCACGTCCACGACGTGACGATCACCAAGGAAGCGCCGAACTACCGGACGGACTGA